The Chitinophaga niabensis genome segment GTATTTGGAAAAGTGGGAAATAATTTTCATCGATATAGTTGAAATCAAACGTTATTTTATTACCGCCATTGATATGTGCGGTTGCTTCCCGGCTCCCGCCCTGGTTAGCAGTAACGCTCTCTATGGAGCTGTTCTTAAGCAGTTCATTGGTGAAAGCATCTAATTGTTGCTTGCTGATTTCTCCGCCAGGTTTTAAGATATCGCCATTGCTAACACTCACCGTTACCAGATTTTTATCATTATAACCAAGATCAAAATGCATAAGATGATTAACCTGGGTATAAATAATTGTTGTGGCAACAATGAGAAAAGTGGCGAGCGTAAATTGGAATACTACCAGGCCCTTTGATAAGTAATTTTTCCTTCCCGGCCTGAGCTTTCCATACAACGTTTGTACAGGATTAAAGCCGGATAAAACCAGGGCAGGGTAAAAGCCAGCCAGCAAGCCCGTTAACAGCAGCAATGTAATATATCCTGCAACCAGCTTTATATCGAATAAATGCGAAAAGGACAACGCCTTATTAGCTAATGTATTAAAAAATGGAAGGGTAAACAATACTAAAACGACCGCAACCACAAAAGCTATAGTGCTTAAAATAAACGACTCTCCTAAAAATTGAATGATTAATTGTTTTCTTTGTCCGCCCAGTACTTTACGAACACCTATTTCTTTTGCCCTCCTTAAAGAGTGCCCAATTGTGAGGTTAATAAAATTAACGCAAGCAATAAGCAGTATAAACAATGCAATACCTGTGAGAATATAAGAATACAGGGGATCGCTTGCATCTTCGAGTCCCCTGCCTGGCGGATATTCAGTGCTCAAATGCATTTCGGCCAATGGTTGCAGGCCAAAATTTATAGTCCTTTCAGCATCATACTTTTGGGCCGTTTCTTTTAGCTGGTCACTCGCCTCAGCATTAAATACACTTGCAAATTTGGCCTCTACCGCTTCTATATTTGCAGACGGTTTTAAGACAACAAAAGTTTTAAGGAAGAAATTAGCCCATTGATTATTATTCCATATTGACGAGTCTGATTTTATGGGTACCAGCATTTTGATCTTAAGAGAAGAATTTTGAGGCGATCTTTTTGCTATAGCCGAAACTACAAAAGGTTCGAATTTTTTCCCGGTATTCAGTTCAATCGTTTCGCCAACCACTTCTTTTTTGTGAAAAAACTTTTCGGCAATTTCTTCGGACAGCACAACAGTACGCGTACCGGCAAGCGCTGTTTGTGGATTACCAGCTATAAGCGGAAATGAAAAAACAGAGAAAAAGTTATCATCCACATACAAAGCATCCTGATCAAAAACATCATTTTGATGTTTTATGGTAAAAGAAGTGTTTTTCACCCGTACAAACGCTTCAATCTCCGGGATGGCTTGTTTAAAAACGGGGCCGGGCATCATTGATGTACTACCGGTTTTGTTAACATTGCCTCCTGAATTGGTAATAGTGGCCGTAATACGATAAATATTATTTTTATGAACCCGGTCATAGCTAAGTTCATCTTTCGTATATAAAATGATTAACATGCAGCAAGCAAGCCCAATGCTTAGGCCCACAATATTGATTATAGAAAAAAGAGGCGTGCGTCTTAAATTTCGAACAGCTGCTTTAAAATAGTTTCGAAACATAATTTTACCGGTTAATTAAAAAAACGGTCTTACCTGTGAAATAAAGACGCCGTGTTGGATGAAAGGTTGCACTAATCTGTGGAATTGTATGATAAGATCTTAATTTTTACCTGATGTCTCTCCATTCCGTTCACAGTGATTTGTCGATAGGATTGATTTTTTGTTCCGCGTTTGAAAAATTCTTTTTCAAACGTTATAATATTTCCTTAAAGGACGAAAACAATTGACTAATAGAACTAATAACCAGGACTGGTAAGGGTGGGGAGGACCAAAAAAAGAAAAGGCCGGAGATTTCTCCGACCTTTTCGCTAGTGTGCCCAGAACTGGATTCGAACCAGCACATCCTTGCGGACGCTGCGACCTGAACACAGTGCGTCTACCAATTTCGCCATCTGGGCATCTTCAGGGAGTGCAAAAGTAAGGAGTTTCAGCATATTTCCAAAACTCCTTACAAATAAAATTAAATTCTATACAGCAATATTGAATTCACGCAGCGTGTCGTTCAGGCTGGTCTTCAGGTCTGTACTGGCTTTCCGCTGACCAATGATCAACGCGCAGGACACCTGGTATTCTCCCGCAGGGAATTTCTTGGTGTAAGTACCGGGGATCACTACGCTTCTGGCAGGTACACGGCCTTTGTATTCGATCGGCTCGGGGCCGCTTACATCAATGATCTTGGTGGATTGCGTTAAA includes the following:
- a CDS encoding ABC transporter permease encodes the protein MFRNYFKAAVRNLRRTPLFSIINIVGLSIGLACCMLIILYTKDELSYDRVHKNNIYRITATITNSGGNVNKTGSTSMMPGPVFKQAIPEIEAFVRVKNTSFTIKHQNDVFDQDALYVDDNFFSVFSFPLIAGNPQTALAGTRTVVLSEEIAEKFFHKKEVVGETIELNTGKKFEPFVVSAIAKRSPQNSSLKIKMLVPIKSDSSIWNNNQWANFFLKTFVVLKPSANIEAVEAKFASVFNAEASDQLKETAQKYDAERTINFGLQPLAEMHLSTEYPPGRGLEDASDPLYSYILTGIALFILLIACVNFINLTIGHSLRRAKEIGVRKVLGGQRKQLIIQFLGESFILSTIAFVVAVVLVLFTLPFFNTLANKALSFSHLFDIKLVAGYITLLLLTGLLAGFYPALVLSGFNPVQTLYGKLRPGRKNYLSKGLVVFQFTLATFLIVATTIIYTQVNHLMHFDLGYNDKNLVTVSVSNGDILKPGGEISKQQLDAFTNELLKNSSIESVTANQGGSREATAHINGGNKITFDFNYIDENYFPLFQIPIIKGRNFSKNLATDKTASVIVNQSFTRAAGWDDVVGKQIDFFYMGRKYTVIGMIKDYHYTSLAEKIGPQLFTTDTLYSFGTMFIKIKQGNISQTLHYIESAFKVFFPYQPYEYSFKDAQNAVQYEKEARWKRIVTFSAILTIIISCIGLFGLATLSIHNHTKDIAIKKVLGASVAAIAENFCGDFLKLIAVAVVIASPFGWWMMSGWLQNYPYRVSLSWWMFALAATIVLLVAMLTISYQAIKAAKANPMKGLRTE